One window of Triticum dicoccoides isolate Atlit2015 ecotype Zavitan chromosome 5A, WEW_v2.0, whole genome shotgun sequence genomic DNA carries:
- the LOC119301683 gene encoding putative leucine-rich repeat receptor-like serine/threonine-protein kinase At2g24130, translating into MRAPMAVKLAAILLLLHLTRFHAMAVAMGERRAGTIVRQQRRWQVLLQEKATLLALKRSLTLPSPSALADWNESNDDVCGLTGVACDWRRQHVTGLSLGDMNISGPVPPVMGNLTRLKSLDMSRNFLAGQIPAELSNLRGLEVLDLGHNQLSGGIPLSLSELVSLGFLFLKDNQLSGPIPAVLFKNCTILSVVDFGNNDLSGEIPLEASENIFFLNLYSNRLTGKLPWWLANCTYLYLLDVEDNSLADELPSGIIAGKQQLKYLHLSNNYRFSSHDGNTNLEPFFAAVSNCSQILEIEAGAVGMGGRLPSWLGSLLPPNMSHLNLELNEIQGPIPADIGEMINIMLMNLSSNQLNGTVLASICALPKLERLSLSNNGLTGMIPACIGNATSLGELDLSGNALSGSILSGIGTGLVNLYLQNNQLSGEIPVNRLAECMRLLHLDLSNNSLTGEVPYMVSGTNIIFLNLSHNQIRGELPRGLGDMQQVQAIDLSWNNFTGTISPQLGLCRELEVLDLSHNSLTGVLPSSFDLLNDLKNLDVSHNSLNGEIPANLTKCTSLKHFNLSYNDFVGHVPTIGVFADFTFLSYIGNPRLCGSVVRRNCQRHRPWYQSRKYLVVMCVCAAVLTILCAVGAWKIQDWLAAVQEDMFRGRRSGGLSLVMKYKYPRITYQELVEATQEFSADRLVGAGSYSRVYRGTLRDGTMVAVKVLQLQSGNSIKSFSQECQVLKRIRHRNLMRIITVCSLADFKALVLPFMAKGSLERCLYAGPPAELSLVHRVNICSDIAEGVAYLHHHSPVKVIHCDLKPSNVLINDDMTALVSDFGISRLVMSVGGVANPADVGASTANMLCGSIGYIPPEYGYGSNPTTMGDVYSFGVLVMEMVTRKKPTDDMFEGGLSLHKWVKSHYHGRADAVVDQALARMVLDQTPEVRRMSDAAIGELLELGILCTQETASTRPSMLDAANELDRLKRHLGGDTTATFEDIDDLA; encoded by the exons ATGAGGGCTCCCATGGCCGTCAAGCTCGCGGCcattctcctcctcctccacctcacaCGCTTCCATGCCATGGCCGTTGCGATGGGTGAGCGGCGGGCTGGGACGATCGTCCGGCAGCAGCGTCGGTGGCAAGTGCTGCTACAGGAGAAGGCCACGCTCCTGGCATTGAAACGATCGCTCACCTTGCCGTCGCCGTCGGCTCTGGCCGACTGGAACGAGTCCAATGACGATGTCTGCGGCCTCACCGGCGTCGCCTGCGACTGGAGGCGGCAGCACGTCACCGGCCTCTCCCTAGGCGACATGAACATCTCTGGCCCCGTGCCGCCGGTCATGGGTAACCTCACGCGCCTCAAAAGCCTTGACATGTCTCGCAATTTCCTCGCAGGGCAGATCCCGGCCGAGCTCTCCAACCTCCGCGGCCTCGAAGTCCTCGACCTCGGCCACAACCAGCTCAGCGGCGGCATACCGCTGTCCCTCTCTGAGCTGGTAAGCTTGGGTTTCCTCTTCCTCAAGGATAATCAGCTCTCAGGCCCTATCCCGGCCGTTCTCTTCAAGAACTGCACCATTCTAAGTGTGGTCGACTTCGGCAACAACGATCTATCCGGCGAGATTCCCCTGGAAGCCTCGGAGAACATTTTTTTTCTCAACCTCTACTCCAACAGGCTAACCGGAAAACTACCATGGTGGCTCGCTAACTGCACGTATCTATACTTGCTGGATGTGGAGGACAACTCGCTCGCCGACGAGCTCCCCTCCGGCATCATAGCGGGCAAGCAGCAGCTCAAGTACCTGCATTTGTCCAACAACTACCGGTTCTCGAGCCACGACGGCAACACCAACCTGGAGCCCTTCTTCGCCGCAGTATCGAACTGCTCCCAAATACTGGAGATCGAGGCCGGCGCGGTGGGGATGGGCGGTCGGCTGCCAAGCTGGCTTGGCTCGTTGCTCCCACCAAACATGTCACACCTCAACCTGGAGCTCAACGAGATCCAGGGGCCGATCCCGGCAGACATCGGCGAAATGATAAACATCATGCTGATGAACCTCTCAAGCAACCAGCTGAACGGGACAGTCCTGGCATCCATCTGCGCGTTGCCGAAGCTCGAGCGCCTCTCCCTGTCCAACAACGGCCTGACGGGCATGATCCCGGCGTGCATAGGCAACGCGACAAGCCTCGGCGAGCTGGATCTGTCAGGCAATGCGCTGTCGGGGAGCATCCTGAGCGGCATCGGGACCGGGCTTGTCAACCTCTACCTGCAGAACAACCAGCTTTCCGGGGAGATACCGGTAAACCGCCTTGCCGAATGCATGCGCTTGCTCCACCTTGACCTCTCAAACAACAGCTTGACCGGAGAGGTACCATACATGGTCTCTGGCACCAACATTATATTTCTCAACCTGTCACACAACCAGATCAGAGGTGAGCTGCCGCGGGGGCTCGGTGACATGCAACAGGTGCAAGCGATTGACCTGTCCTGGAACAACTTCACAGGCACGATCTCTCCACAGCTTGGACTCTGCCGCGAGCTGGAGGTCCTCGACCTGTCGCACAATTCGCTCACCGGCGTCCTACCATCGTCCTTCGACCTCCTCAACGACCTGAAAAACCTGGACGTATCCCACAACTCCCTGAACGGAGAGATCCCTGCAAACCTGACAAAATGCACCAGCCTGAAACATTTCAACCTGTCGTACAACGACTTCGTCGGCCATGTGCCCACCATCGGCGTCTTTGCAGACTTCACCTTCCTGTCCTACATTGGCAACCCACGGCTCTGCGGCTCGGTGGTGAGGCGCAACTGCCAAAGGCACCGCCCATGGTATCAGTCCCGGAAGTATTTGGTCGTGATGTGCGTCTGCGCCGCCGTGCTGACAATCCTCTGCGCGGTTGGTGCCTGGAAGATCCAGGATTGGTTAGCTGCTGTGCAGGAAGACATGTTCAGGGGCCGACGCAGCGGAGGCTTGTCGCTGGTCATGAAGTATAAGTACCCGCGGATCACGTACCAAGAGTTGGTTGAGGCGACACAGGAGTTTAGTGCAGACCGGCTGGTCGGAGCAGGCAGCTACAGCCGCGTGTACCGCGGCACGCTGCGGGACGGCACCATGGTTGCCGTGAAGGTGCTGCAGCTCCAGTCAGGGAACTCGATCAAGAGCTTCAGCCAGGAGTGCCAGGTCCTGAAGCGCATCCGCCACCGGAACCTCATGCGGATCATCACGGTATGCAGCCTGGCGGACTTCAAGGCGCTGGTCCTGCCCTTCATGGCGAAGGGTAGCCTCGAGCGGTGCCTCTATGCTGGGCCTCCGGCCGAGCTCAGCCTGGTGCACCGTGTCAACATCTGCAGCGACATCGCCGAGGGGGTGGCCTACCTGCACCACCACTCACCAGTCAAGGTCATCCACTGTGACCTTAAGCCAAGCAACGTCCTCATCAACGACGACATGACCGCGCTCGTGTCTGACTTTGGCATTTCCCGGCTGGTCATGAGCGTTGGTGGTGTGGCCAACCCGGCCGACGTCGGTGCCTCCACCGCCAACATGCTGTGCGGTTCCATCGGATACATTCCTCCAG AGTATGGCTACGGCTCGAACCCAACGACGATGGGTGATGTGTACAGCTTCGGCGTTCTGGTGATGGAGATGGTAACGAGGAAGAAGCCGACCGACGACATGTTCGAGGGTGGGCTGAGCCTGCACAAGTGGGTGAAGAGCCACTACCACGGCCGGGCCGACGCGGTGGTCGACCAGGCGCTGGCCAGGATGGTTCTGGACCAGACGCCTGAGGTGAGGAGGATGTCGGACGCGGCCATCGGCGAGCTGCTGGAGCTCGGCATTCTCTGCACCCAGGAGACCGCGTCCACGCGGCCGTCTATGCTGGACGCCGCCAACGAGCTGGACCGGCTCAAGCGGCACCTCGGCGGCGACACGACCGCTACATTCGAAGATATTGATGACTTAGCTTAG